A genomic segment from Micromonospora echinaurantiaca encodes:
- the hisD gene encoding histidinol dehydrogenase gives MLNRIDLRGGVRDPRRLLPRAQLDVSVAVERIRPLVEAVREHGYPAIREASERFDGVSPEVLRVPAEAIAAAEGTLDPQVHAALLESITRARKVHADQRRADHTTQVVPGGTVTERWVPVDRVGLYVPGGLAMYPSTVVMNVVPAQAAGVRSLVVASPPQKDNGGLPDQRVLAACALLGVDEVYAVGGAQAVAMLAYGAAVDAAGSAHCDPVDMITGPGNIWVTAAKRLLRGVVGIDAEAGPTEIAILADDTADPAHVAADLISQAEHDPLAASVLVTPSVELVEAVERELARQVPATKHAERVTTALTGEQSGVVLVDDLDAGLRVVDAYAAEHLEIQTRDAREWALRVRNAGAIFVGAWSPVSLGDYCAGSNHVLPTGGCARHSSGLSVQSFLRGIHLVEYSEQALREVAPHVVTLAGVEDLPAHGQAVGVRFPGAAS, from the coding sequence GTGTTGAATCGGATCGACCTGCGTGGCGGCGTGCGCGACCCGCGCCGCCTGCTGCCCCGTGCCCAACTCGACGTGTCGGTGGCCGTCGAGCGGATCCGCCCCCTGGTGGAGGCGGTCCGGGAGCATGGTTACCCGGCGATCCGGGAGGCGAGCGAGCGGTTCGACGGGGTGTCCCCGGAGGTGCTGCGGGTGCCCGCCGAGGCGATCGCCGCGGCGGAGGGCACGCTGGACCCGCAGGTCCACGCCGCGCTGCTGGAGTCGATCACGCGCGCCCGCAAGGTGCACGCCGACCAGCGCCGCGCCGACCACACCACCCAGGTGGTGCCGGGCGGCACGGTGACCGAGCGCTGGGTGCCGGTCGACCGGGTCGGCCTCTACGTCCCCGGCGGCCTGGCGATGTACCCGTCGACCGTGGTGATGAACGTGGTTCCGGCCCAGGCGGCCGGGGTCCGCTCGCTGGTGGTGGCCAGCCCGCCGCAGAAGGACAACGGCGGCCTGCCCGACCAGCGGGTGCTCGCCGCCTGCGCGCTGCTCGGCGTCGACGAGGTCTACGCCGTCGGCGGCGCCCAGGCGGTGGCGATGCTGGCGTACGGCGCCGCGGTGGACGCCGCGGGCAGCGCGCACTGCGACCCGGTCGACATGATCACCGGCCCGGGCAACATCTGGGTGACCGCCGCCAAGCGGCTGCTGCGCGGGGTGGTCGGCATCGACGCCGAGGCCGGCCCGACCGAGATCGCCATCCTGGCCGACGACACCGCCGACCCGGCGCACGTCGCGGCCGACCTGATCAGCCAGGCCGAGCACGACCCGCTGGCGGCGAGCGTGCTGGTCACCCCGTCGGTCGAGCTGGTCGAGGCGGTCGAGCGGGAGCTCGCCCGGCAGGTGCCGGCGACCAAGCACGCCGAGCGGGTCACCACCGCGCTCACCGGCGAGCAGAGCGGCGTGGTGCTGGTCGACGACCTCGACGCCGGCCTGCGGGTGGTCGACGCGTACGCGGCCGAGCACCTGGAGATCCAGACCCGGGACGCCCGGGAGTGGGCGCTGCGGGTGCGCAACGCCGGGGCGATCTTCGTCGGCGCCTGGTCGCCGGTGTCGCTCGGCGACTACTGCGCCGGCTCCAACCACGTGCTGCCCACCGGCGGCTGCGCCCGGCACTCCTCCGGGCTGTCCGTGCAGTCCTTCCTGCGCGGCATCCACCTGGTCGAATACTCCGAGCAGGCGCTGCGCGAGGTGGCCCCGCACGTGGTCACCCTGGCCGGGGTGGAGGACCTGCCCGCGCACGGGCAGGCGGTCGGCGTGCGCTTCCCGGGAGCCGCGTCGTGA
- the hisB gene encoding imidazoleglycerol-phosphate dehydratase HisB: protein MSRTGRVERVTKETKVLVEIDLDGTGRAEISTGVGFYDHMLNQIARHGGFDLTVRTVGDLEIDAHHTMEDTALALGTAFDQALGDKAGIRRYGSATVPMDEVLVRAAVDLSGRPYVVHDEPPLAPYIGPVYPTSMTRHIWESFGQAARVTLHVDVLRAARPGGHPDAHHVVEAQFKAVSRALREATAIDPRAAGAIPSTKGAL from the coding sequence ATGAGCCGGACCGGCCGGGTCGAGCGGGTCACCAAGGAGACGAAGGTCCTCGTCGAGATCGACCTCGACGGCACGGGCCGGGCCGAGATCAGCACCGGGGTCGGCTTCTACGACCACATGCTCAACCAGATCGCCCGGCACGGCGGCTTCGACCTGACCGTGCGCACGGTGGGCGACCTGGAGATCGACGCGCACCACACCATGGAGGACACCGCGCTCGCCCTGGGCACCGCCTTCGACCAGGCGCTGGGGGACAAGGCCGGCATCCGGCGGTACGGCTCGGCGACCGTCCCGATGGACGAGGTGCTGGTCCGGGCGGCGGTGGACCTGTCCGGCCGGCCGTACGTGGTGCACGACGAGCCGCCGCTGGCCCCGTACATCGGGCCGGTCTACCCGACCAGCATGACCCGGCACATCTGGGAGTCCTTCGGCCAGGCGGCCCGGGTCACCCTGCACGTGGACGTGCTGCGGGCGGCCCGGCCGGGCGGCCACCCGGACGCGCACCACGTGGTCGAGGCCCAGTTCAAGGCGGTCTCCCGAGCGCTGCGCGAGGCCACCGCGATCGACCCGCGCGCGGCCGGCGCGATCCCCAGCACGAAGGGGGCGCTGTGA
- a CDS encoding DUF2567 domain-containing protein: MDGVDPDGSRWPEPAGADRPRYVDSGEAAAWQVERGAAAEVWPAGRRPDEPELPRRRALRLGALAACALALLGVPLGLLWAALAPDTPVIKAPDGAVYAQPQPEQPIAADGWFSLLGLGFGVLAAIALWLVLRRVRGPVGLFAATLGAFGAALVAWQVGRRIGLATFERLLQTAPDGRAFSKPADLRAGGVDLVLGVLPVPHGNLLLPAFGAAVTYTLLAGWSRWPSLRPEPELGAAGLSSVSVATPAPPAAPEPPAPGAAEPPRD; the protein is encoded by the coding sequence GTGGACGGCGTCGACCCGGACGGGTCGCGGTGGCCGGAGCCGGCCGGTGCGGACCGGCCGCGGTACGTGGACTCCGGCGAGGCGGCGGCGTGGCAGGTCGAGCGGGGCGCGGCGGCGGAGGTGTGGCCGGCCGGCCGGCGGCCGGACGAGCCGGAGCTGCCGCGTCGGCGGGCGCTGCGGCTCGGCGCCCTCGCCGCCTGCGCGCTGGCCCTGCTCGGGGTGCCGCTCGGGCTGCTCTGGGCGGCCCTCGCGCCGGACACCCCGGTGATCAAGGCGCCCGACGGGGCCGTCTACGCCCAGCCGCAGCCCGAACAGCCGATCGCCGCCGACGGCTGGTTCAGCCTGCTGGGGCTCGGCTTCGGGGTGCTGGCCGCGATCGCGCTCTGGTTGGTGCTGCGCCGGGTGCGGGGGCCGGTCGGGCTCTTCGCCGCCACCCTCGGCGCGTTCGGCGCCGCGCTGGTCGCCTGGCAGGTCGGGCGCCGGATCGGGCTGGCCACGTTCGAGCGGCTGCTGCAGACCGCCCCGGACGGCCGGGCCTTCAGCAAACCGGCCGACCTGCGCGCCGGCGGCGTCGACCTGGTGCTCGGCGTGCTGCCGGTGCCGCACGGCAACCTGCTGCTGCCCGCGTTCGGCGCCGCGGTGACGTACACCCTGCTGGCCGGCTGGTCGCGGTGGCCGTCGCTGCGCCCGGAGCCCGAGCTCGGCGCGGCCGGGCTCAGTTCGGTGTCGGTGGCGACGCCAGCTCCGCCAGCGGCACCGGAACCGCCCGCACCTGGCGCAGCAGAGCCGCCTCGCGATTGA
- the hisH gene encoding imidazole glycerol phosphate synthase subunit HisH gives MSGVVVLDYGSGNLRSAERALAAAGADVRVTDDLTAAAEADGLVVPGVGAFAACMAGIEALGAGPVIAERVAAGRPVLGICVGMQVLFEHGDEHGVVTKGLGLLPGGVTRLPAARLPHMGWNTVAAPAGSVLFAGLPADSRFYFVHSYAVGDPGALAAAGATVTTAHHGVDFVAAVERGALSAAQFHPEKSADTGAALLRNWLGTLGTGG, from the coding sequence ATGAGCGGCGTCGTGGTGCTGGACTACGGGTCGGGCAACCTGCGCTCGGCGGAGCGGGCGCTGGCCGCGGCCGGCGCCGACGTGCGGGTGACCGACGACCTGACCGCCGCCGCCGAGGCGGACGGCCTGGTGGTGCCGGGGGTGGGCGCGTTCGCGGCGTGCATGGCCGGGATCGAGGCGCTCGGCGCCGGGCCGGTCATCGCCGAGCGGGTCGCCGCGGGCCGTCCGGTGCTGGGCATCTGCGTCGGCATGCAGGTGCTCTTCGAACACGGCGACGAGCACGGCGTGGTGACCAAGGGACTCGGCCTGCTTCCCGGCGGGGTGACGAGGCTGCCCGCCGCCCGGCTGCCGCACATGGGTTGGAACACCGTCGCGGCGCCGGCCGGTTCGGTGCTCTTCGCCGGACTGCCCGCCGACAGCCGCTTCTACTTCGTCCACTCGTACGCGGTCGGCGACCCCGGCGCGTTGGCCGCCGCGGGCGCCACCGTCACCACCGCCCACCACGGGGTGGACTTCGTCGCGGCGGTGGAGCGGGGCGCGCTGTCGGCCGCCCAGTTCCACCCGGAGAAGTCCGCCGACACCGGTGCCGCGCTGCTGCGCAACTGGCTCGGCACGCTGGGCACCGGTGGCTGA
- a CDS encoding MinD/ParA family ATP-binding protein, which translates to MDGSETGWGRPAEPAPRLRALLDRARLAGRGAEQPEPERRVDEPLPPPGPLSPPGPLSPPEALPRRSAGNGYAGSARPVNPAGERSYGADPGYRAEATYRVDPAYRAEPAYRPEPGHPGEPAYRVPEPRRPEPPESRYALLDNGGYRPEPPPGESRYALLDRGAYRPERGYPPPSPAPAPAPPAPAPAERGYPARVEWRPRGAESDLERAAAVLRRELGSPRVLAFANPKGGVHKTTATVLAAATVGSVRGRGVLAWDDNELRGTLGLRAGSARHARTIRHLVTDLAQIEIREGNDLLETLDDYLRHASDGSYDVLAGEESPRFAQRLDQFTVRRVLELLRRTHEVVCVDTGNNVESDNWRTVMQAADQLVVTTVPREDAAFSADWMLDLLHEVGMGELAENAVTLISCPTPGRSPLQDDLEKHFASRTRAVAVVPYDPALETGSSIEYHQLQPETRQAWLRAAAVMLEPFAR; encoded by the coding sequence TTGGACGGCAGCGAGACCGGCTGGGGTCGGCCGGCCGAACCAGCACCGCGGTTGCGGGCGCTGCTCGACCGCGCCCGCCTCGCCGGCCGGGGCGCCGAGCAGCCGGAGCCCGAGCGGCGGGTCGACGAGCCGCTGCCCCCGCCCGGGCCGCTGTCCCCGCCCGGGCCGCTGTCCCCGCCCGAGGCGTTGCCCCGGCGCTCGGCGGGCAACGGCTACGCCGGGTCGGCGCGGCCGGTGAACCCCGCGGGCGAGCGGTCGTACGGTGCGGATCCCGGTTACCGGGCGGAAGCGACCTACCGGGTCGACCCGGCGTACCGGGCGGAGCCGGCGTACCGGCCCGAGCCGGGACACCCGGGCGAGCCGGCGTACCGGGTGCCGGAGCCGCGCCGGCCGGAGCCACCCGAGTCGCGGTACGCGCTGCTGGACAACGGCGGCTACCGCCCCGAACCGCCTCCGGGGGAGTCGCGGTACGCGCTGCTCGACCGGGGGGCCTACCGCCCCGAGCGCGGCTACCCGCCGCCGTCGCCCGCCCCCGCACCCGCTCCGCCCGCGCCCGCGCCCGCCGAGCGGGGCTACCCGGCGCGGGTCGAATGGCGGCCGCGCGGCGCGGAGTCCGACCTGGAGCGGGCCGCCGCGGTGCTCCGCCGCGAGCTGGGCAGCCCGCGGGTGCTCGCCTTCGCCAACCCCAAGGGCGGCGTGCACAAGACCACCGCCACCGTGCTCGCCGCGGCGACCGTCGGCAGCGTACGCGGGCGGGGCGTGCTGGCCTGGGACGACAACGAGCTGCGCGGCACGCTCGGGCTGCGCGCCGGCAGCGCCCGGCACGCCCGGACCATCCGGCACCTGGTCACCGACCTCGCCCAGATCGAGATCCGGGAGGGCAACGACCTGCTGGAGACCCTCGACGACTACCTGCGGCACGCCTCCGACGGCTCGTACGACGTGCTGGCCGGCGAGGAGAGCCCGCGGTTCGCCCAGCGGCTCGACCAGTTCACCGTCCGGCGGGTGCTGGAGCTGCTGCGGCGTACCCACGAGGTGGTCTGTGTGGACACCGGCAACAACGTGGAGAGCGACAACTGGCGCACCGTGATGCAGGCCGCCGACCAGCTGGTGGTCACCACCGTGCCCCGCGAGGACGCCGCGTTCAGCGCCGACTGGATGCTCGACCTGCTGCACGAGGTCGGCATGGGTGAGCTGGCGGAGAACGCGGTGACGCTGATCTCCTGCCCCACGCCGGGCCGCTCGCCGTTGCAGGACGACCTGGAGAAGCACTTCGCCAGCCGCACCCGGGCGGTGGCGGTGGTCCCGTACGACCCGGCGCTGGAGACCGGTTCCTCGATCGAGTACCACCAGCTCCAGCCGGAGACCCGGCAGGCGTGGCTGCGGGCGGCCGCGGTGATGCTGGAGCCGTTCGCCCGGTGA
- the priA gene encoding bifunctional 1-(5-phosphoribosyl)-5-((5-phosphoribosylamino)methylideneamino)imidazole-4-carboxamide isomerase/phosphoribosylanthranilate isomerase PriA, whose translation MSLTLLPAVDVADGRAVRLVQGAAGSETSYGDPLEAALAWQRDGAEWIHLVDLDAAFGRGSNAHLLAEVVRQLDVKVELSGGIRDDESLAAALGTGAARVNIGTAALEDPVWCDRVVGEYGDRVAIGLDVRGRTLSARGWTRDGGDLYEVLERLDKAGAARYVVTDITKDGTMRGPNLDLLREVCARTDAPVIASGGVSTLDDLRALATLEPLGVEGVIAGKALYAGAFTVAEALETLAAA comes from the coding sequence TTGAGCCTGACCCTGTTGCCCGCCGTGGACGTCGCCGACGGCCGGGCCGTCCGGCTGGTGCAGGGCGCCGCCGGCAGCGAGACCAGCTACGGCGACCCGCTGGAGGCCGCGCTGGCCTGGCAGCGTGACGGCGCCGAGTGGATCCACCTGGTCGACCTGGACGCCGCGTTCGGCCGCGGCTCCAACGCCCACCTGCTCGCCGAGGTGGTCCGGCAACTCGACGTGAAGGTGGAGCTGTCCGGCGGCATCCGGGACGACGAGTCGCTGGCGGCCGCGCTCGGCACCGGCGCCGCCCGGGTGAACATCGGCACCGCGGCCCTGGAGGACCCGGTCTGGTGCGACCGGGTGGTCGGCGAGTACGGCGACCGGGTGGCGATCGGGTTGGACGTGCGCGGCCGTACCCTCTCGGCCCGGGGCTGGACCCGCGACGGCGGCGACCTGTACGAGGTGCTGGAGCGGTTGGACAAGGCCGGCGCGGCGCGGTACGTGGTCACCGACATCACCAAGGACGGCACCATGCGCGGGCCGAACCTGGACCTGCTGCGCGAGGTCTGCGCCCGCACGGACGCCCCGGTGATCGCCTCCGGCGGTGTCTCCACCCTGGACGACCTGCGGGCGCTGGCCACCCTGGAGCCGCTCGGCGTGGAGGGCGTCATCGCCGGCAAGGCGCTCTACGCGGGGGCCTTCACGGTCGCCGAGGCGCTGGAAACCCTGGCGGCGGCGTGA
- a CDS encoding RidA family protein: MSARGVEESGTTVTRLGSGGPWEAAYGYSRVVRAGDLAWTAGCTSTVDGVVTHVGDAAAQTAQALRIGLAALAEVGAQPADVVRTRMYVTDRAYADEVGRAHNAVFGAVRPAATMVVVAGLIDPEQLVEVELEAYLGER; the protein is encoded by the coding sequence GTGAGCGCGCGTGGCGTCGAGGAGAGCGGCACGACCGTCACCCGGCTGGGTTCCGGCGGGCCGTGGGAGGCCGCCTACGGCTACTCCCGGGTGGTCCGCGCCGGTGACCTCGCCTGGACGGCCGGCTGCACGTCCACGGTTGACGGGGTGGTGACCCACGTCGGGGACGCGGCCGCGCAGACCGCGCAGGCGCTGCGGATCGGGTTGGCCGCGTTGGCCGAGGTGGGCGCGCAGCCGGCCGATGTGGTGCGGACCCGGATGTACGTCACCGACCGGGCGTACGCCGACGAGGTCGGCCGGGCGCACAACGCGGTGTTCGGCGCGGTCCGCCCGGCCGCCACCATGGTGGTGGTGGCCGGTCTGATCGACCCGGAGCAGCTGGTCGAGGTGGAGCTGGAGGCCTACCTCGGCGAGCGCTGA
- a CDS encoding histidinol-phosphate transaminase, whose amino-acid sequence MTTLDDLPIRDDLRGLSPYGAPQLDVPVRLNTNENSYPVPEPVVEAIAKALTAELRDLNRYPDRDAVALRADLAGYLGHGLTVEQVWAANGSNEIQQQLLQAFGGPGRTALGFTPAYSMHPLLALGTGTRWVPARRGVDFGLTADEAVAQVREHAPDVVFLCSPNNPTGTALDPAVVTAVLDAAPGMVVVDEAYAEFARPGTVSALAVLPGHPRLVVTRTMSKAFGFAGGRLGYLAADPAVVAAVQLVRLPYHLSALTQAAARAALAHRDALLGTVAAIKAQRDRIVAELRGRGLRVADSDANFVLFEVGGDQSVAWRALLEQGVLVRDVGLAGWLRVTAGTPTETDAFLRAMEKL is encoded by the coding sequence GTGACCACCCTCGACGACCTGCCGATCCGCGACGACCTGCGCGGGCTGTCGCCGTACGGGGCGCCGCAGCTGGACGTGCCGGTGCGGCTGAACACCAACGAGAACTCCTACCCGGTGCCCGAGCCGGTGGTGGAGGCGATCGCCAAGGCGCTCACGGCCGAGCTGCGCGACCTCAACCGCTACCCGGACCGGGACGCGGTGGCGCTCCGCGCCGACCTGGCCGGCTACCTCGGTCACGGGCTCACCGTCGAGCAGGTCTGGGCGGCCAACGGCTCCAACGAGATCCAGCAGCAGCTGCTCCAGGCGTTCGGCGGTCCCGGCCGGACGGCGTTGGGCTTCACCCCGGCGTACTCGATGCACCCGCTGCTGGCGCTGGGCACCGGCACCCGGTGGGTGCCGGCCCGCCGGGGGGTCGACTTCGGCCTGACCGCCGACGAGGCGGTGGCCCAGGTCCGCGAGCACGCCCCGGACGTGGTCTTCCTCTGCTCGCCGAACAACCCCACCGGCACCGCCCTCGACCCGGCGGTGGTCACCGCGGTGCTCGACGCGGCCCCCGGCATGGTGGTCGTCGACGAGGCGTACGCCGAGTTCGCCCGCCCGGGCACGGTCAGCGCGCTCGCCGTGCTGCCCGGTCACCCGCGGCTGGTGGTGACCCGGACGATGAGCAAGGCGTTCGGGTTCGCCGGCGGCCGGCTGGGCTACCTCGCCGCCGACCCGGCGGTGGTGGCGGCGGTGCAGCTGGTCCGGCTGCCGTACCACCTCTCGGCGCTCACCCAGGCCGCCGCCCGCGCGGCGCTGGCCCACCGGGACGCCCTGCTCGGCACGGTCGCCGCGATCAAGGCGCAGCGCGACCGGATCGTCGCCGAGTTGCGCGGCCGGGGCCTGCGGGTCGCCGACAGCGACGCCAACTTCGTGCTCTTCGAGGTGGGCGGCGACCAGAGCGTCGCCTGGCGGGCCCTGCTGGAGCAGGGCGTGCTGGTGCGCGACGTCGGGCTGGCCGGCTGGCTGCGGGTCACCGCCGGCACCCCCACCGAGACGGACGCCTTCCTGCGGGCGATGGAGAAGCTGTGA
- a CDS encoding helix-turn-helix transcriptional regulator: MSGAAVGRDVLVDRARRSLDEGRPVLVEGPAGIGKTVVHRELLGAARRAGWLVLGCAPTEAESALPFAALADLLDPLAGRVPELPAPQRAALAGVLLTGDVPGQPIDERTVGAATRSLLEAATADPAAPRLLVAVDDAPWLDPPSERALRFAVRRLVPRIAVLVTARADRPGSDPAPLGLDHGATGARLDRIALGPLGVGALHHVLRTETGTALPRPLLVRIAAEAGGNPLLAIELARAVLRLPQLPAPGADLPAAPSLRQLVADRVAALPPDTRHAVRLAALSGVPTLAGLARAGVPAAALDAAEEAGLVAVRGDAIGFAHPVYAAAVRADVPPGVRGRLHRLLADTTLDPDERARQLARCLTGPDPAAAAEIAAAAARQRSRGAPETAAGLYDSAARLAAPGATAEHARWRLAAAACRNDCGDYSAARAAADRAAEELTGPASAEALLLRAVVAWSADEPAEAAWTAAEAALASAPAGSPLAGRIHAHLSLFRDAPDTARRHAEAAVALLADSPDDRPVYAAALLLLFFNAVRAGLPARTDLLARALELEGAEPSWLAGTVPAIWWRSVDEHGRARDRLHRMLARAVARGDEPSQHELLCHLGETELLAGRWTDAAAHIAVARDLGEQYGTDSAGEHWLEGLLLAHRGRLPEADRIAAEGLRRAAELDDRWRRRIYAQLAGFVALSAGRMAVAAQHYGELAVTVDELGLVEPLAQRFEPDWLEACVGAGDLTTAEAALDRLATRHRRLPRPWTTLGLARSRVLLAGALGRDPSDALAELAAARAAVPADVLPLDRARCLLVAGVAYRRLRRRRDAREALTAAAAEFDALGAAALAARARAEADRTGGRPPAPRQLTGTELEVARLAAAGRTNRVIADTLFISPKTVEANLVRVYRKLGVASRAELGAVMARADVEG, encoded by the coding sequence GTGAGCGGGGCGGCCGTCGGTCGGGACGTGCTGGTCGACCGTGCCCGGCGGTCGCTGGACGAGGGCCGGCCGGTGCTGGTGGAGGGCCCGGCCGGGATCGGCAAGACGGTCGTGCACCGGGAGTTGCTGGGCGCGGCCCGCCGGGCCGGCTGGCTGGTGCTGGGCTGCGCCCCGACCGAGGCGGAGTCGGCGCTGCCGTTCGCGGCGCTGGCCGACCTGCTCGACCCACTCGCCGGCCGGGTGCCCGAGCTGCCGGCGCCGCAGCGCGCGGCGCTGGCCGGGGTGCTGCTCACCGGCGACGTGCCGGGGCAGCCGATCGACGAGCGGACGGTGGGCGCGGCCACCCGGTCCCTGCTGGAGGCCGCCACCGCCGATCCGGCGGCGCCCCGGCTGCTGGTGGCCGTCGACGACGCCCCGTGGCTGGACCCGCCGAGCGAGCGGGCCCTCCGGTTCGCGGTGCGCCGGCTGGTGCCGCGGATCGCCGTGCTGGTCACCGCGCGGGCCGACCGGCCCGGCAGCGACCCGGCGCCGCTCGGACTCGACCACGGCGCCACCGGCGCCCGGCTGGACCGGATCGCGCTCGGGCCGCTCGGCGTGGGGGCACTGCACCACGTGCTGCGGACCGAGACCGGAACGGCGCTGCCCCGGCCGCTGCTGGTCCGGATCGCCGCCGAGGCCGGCGGCAACCCGCTGCTCGCCATCGAGCTGGCCCGGGCGGTGCTCCGGCTGCCGCAGCTGCCGGCCCCGGGCGCCGACCTGCCGGCCGCGCCGTCGCTGCGGCAGCTGGTCGCCGACCGGGTGGCCGCGCTGCCGCCGGACACCCGGCACGCGGTGCGCCTCGCCGCCCTCTCCGGCGTACCCACGCTGGCCGGGCTGGCCCGCGCCGGGGTGCCGGCGGCGGCCCTCGACGCGGCCGAGGAGGCCGGCCTGGTCGCCGTACGCGGGGACGCGATCGGCTTCGCCCACCCGGTGTACGCGGCGGCGGTCCGCGCCGACGTGCCGCCGGGGGTGCGTGGCCGGTTGCACCGGCTGCTCGCCGACACCACGCTCGACCCCGACGAGCGGGCCCGGCAGCTGGCCCGCTGCCTCACCGGGCCGGATCCGGCGGCGGCGGCCGAGATCGCCGCGGCCGCCGCCCGGCAGCGCAGCCGGGGCGCGCCGGAGACGGCTGCCGGCCTGTACGACAGCGCGGCCCGGCTCGCCGCGCCCGGCGCCACCGCCGAGCACGCGAGGTGGCGGCTGGCCGCCGCGGCGTGCCGCAACGACTGCGGCGACTACTCCGCCGCGCGGGCGGCCGCCGACCGCGCGGCCGAGGAGCTGACCGGGCCGGCGAGCGCGGAGGCGCTGCTGTTGCGGGCGGTCGTCGCCTGGAGTGCCGACGAGCCGGCGGAAGCGGCCTGGACCGCCGCCGAGGCGGCCCTGGCGTCCGCGCCGGCCGGCTCGCCGCTGGCCGGCCGGATCCACGCCCACCTCAGCCTGTTCCGGGACGCCCCCGACACGGCCCGGCGGCACGCGGAGGCGGCGGTCGCGCTGCTGGCCGACAGCCCCGACGACCGGCCGGTGTACGCCGCCGCACTGCTGCTGCTCTTCTTCAACGCGGTGCGGGCCGGGCTGCCGGCGCGCACCGACCTGCTGGCGCGAGCGCTGGAGCTGGAGGGGGCGGAGCCGTCCTGGCTGGCCGGCACCGTCCCGGCGATCTGGTGGCGGTCGGTGGACGAGCACGGCCGGGCCCGCGACCGGCTGCACCGGATGCTGGCTCGAGCGGTCGCCCGTGGCGACGAGCCGTCCCAGCACGAGCTGCTCTGCCACCTGGGCGAGACCGAACTGCTCGCCGGCCGGTGGACGGACGCCGCGGCGCACATCGCCGTCGCCCGGGACCTGGGCGAGCAGTACGGCACCGACTCGGCCGGCGAGCACTGGCTGGAGGGGCTGCTGCTGGCCCACCGGGGGCGGCTGCCCGAAGCGGACCGGATCGCCGCGGAGGGGCTGCGCCGGGCCGCCGAACTGGACGACCGCTGGCGGCGGCGGATCTACGCGCAGCTCGCCGGGTTCGTGGCGCTGAGCGCGGGACGGATGGCGGTGGCCGCCCAGCACTACGGTGAGCTGGCGGTTACCGTCGACGAGCTGGGCCTGGTCGAGCCGCTCGCCCAGCGGTTCGAACCCGACTGGCTGGAGGCCTGCGTCGGCGCCGGTGACCTGACCACCGCCGAGGCGGCGCTGGACCGGCTGGCCACCCGGCACCGGCGGCTGCCGCGACCGTGGACCACGCTGGGGCTGGCCCGCAGCCGGGTGCTGCTGGCCGGCGCGCTCGGCCGGGACCCGTCGGACGCGCTGGCCGAACTGGCCGCCGCCCGGGCCGCGGTGCCGGCGGACGTGCTGCCGCTGGACCGGGCCCGCTGCCTGCTGGTGGCCGGGGTCGCGTACCGGCGGCTGCGGCGCCGGCGTGACGCGCGGGAGGCGTTGACCGCCGCCGCCGCCGAGTTCGACGCGCTGGGCGCGGCAGCCCTGGCGGCCCGGGCCCGTGCCGAGGCGGACCGCACCGGCGGCCGTCCGCCGGCGCCGCGCCAGCTGACCGGCACCGAGCTGGAGGTGGCCCGGCTCGCCGCCGCCGGGCGGACCAACCGGGTCATCGCCGACACGCTGTTCATCAGCCCGAAGACGGTCGAGGCGAACCTCGTCCGGGTCTACCGCAAGCTGGGCGTCGCCAGCCGGGCCGAGCTGGGCGCGGTGATGGCCCGCGCCGACGTCGAAGGATAG
- a CDS encoding LON peptidase substrate-binding domain-containing protein: MTARLPVFPLGTVLFPGLVLPLHIFEERYRALVRHLVGLPAGAPREFGVVAIRKGWEVAPTGPDGRPTPGGGDVTLHDIGCTAELRQVTELDDGGFDIVTVGKRRFRIADVDARSAPYLTAEVEWLPEPGGPDETAELLAARVIAVFRQYLGLVRADPEEISEQLPEDPTVLSHLVAATAALTVADRQRLLAIDDTAARLRAELRLLNREAALLRQVRAVPVPLAELASPPTPN, translated from the coding sequence GTGACTGCGCGGCTGCCGGTGTTCCCGCTCGGAACGGTGCTCTTCCCCGGCCTGGTGCTGCCGCTGCACATCTTCGAGGAGCGCTACCGGGCGCTGGTGCGGCACCTGGTCGGGCTGCCCGCCGGTGCCCCGCGCGAGTTCGGTGTGGTGGCCATCCGGAAGGGCTGGGAGGTCGCCCCGACCGGGCCGGACGGCCGGCCGACGCCGGGCGGCGGCGACGTCACGCTGCACGACATCGGCTGCACCGCCGAGCTGCGCCAGGTCACCGAGCTCGACGACGGGGGCTTCGACATCGTCACGGTCGGCAAGCGCCGGTTCCGGATCGCCGACGTCGACGCCCGCTCCGCGCCCTACCTCACCGCCGAGGTGGAGTGGCTGCCCGAGCCGGGCGGCCCGGACGAGACCGCCGAACTGCTGGCCGCCCGGGTGATCGCGGTGTTCCGGCAGTACCTGGGCCTGGTCCGCGCCGACCCGGAGGAGATCTCCGAGCAGCTGCCGGAGGACCCGACGGTGCTGTCGCACCTGGTGGCCGCGACGGCCGCGCTGACCGTCGCCGACCGGCAGCGGCTGCTCGCCATCGACGACACCGCGGCCCGGCTCCGCGCCGAGCTGCGGCTGCTCAATCGCGAGGCGGCTCTGCTGCGCCAGGTGCGGGCGGTTCCGGTGCCGCTGGCGGAGCTGGCGTCGCCACCGACACCGAACTGA